Below is a genomic region from Persicimonas caeni.
CCCACCTGGGCCATGGCGGCGAGCCGGGCGAGGCGGTAGCGGCGCTTGAAGAGCGCCCAGATGGCGGTGACGGCGGCGATGCCGGTCGCGGCTTGGAAGGGGATGGCCCACGTCGAGGTGACCAGTTGGTCCCAGATGAGCGGGGCGTCGTCCCTGGCGAGCACGATGGCTGCGAAGGCGCACGCGCCCACGGCCACGGCCGTCCACAGCGCGCGGATGCGAAAGTCGTCTTTGAGGTCGGCGTCGTCGACCTCCACGGTCATGTAGACCGCCGAGATGAAGGCGCAGATGGCCAGGGTGAACGCGCCGATGACGAAGGGGAAGGGGGCCAGCCACTCCGAGATATAGTCGGTCTCGACGCGACCCGGGCCGAGCCAGTGAATTTCGCCGGCGGCGATGGCGCCCGCGGAGATGCCGAGCATGAACGGGGTGAAGAAGCTCGCCGCCGCGAAGACCACCCCCGAGCGTCGCTGCAGCCGGGTCGCCCCCGCCGAGTACGACTGGAAGGCGAACGCCGAGCCGCGCAGCACGATGCCGATGAGCATGAGGGTCAGCGGGATATGCAGCGCGATCATCATCGTGGAGAACGCCCGCGGAAAGCAGACGAACAGCAAGACGACCACCACGATGAGCCAGACGTGGTTCGCCTCCCAGATGGGGGCGATGGCGTCGGACAGCGCGCGGCGCTGCGCCTTTTTGCGTGGGCCGAAGGCGAGCATGTCCCAGATGCCCCCGCCGAAGTCGGCGCCTCCCGACAGCAGGTAGACGACCATGGCGACGACGATGACCCCGGCGATGACGTATTCGAGTGCGAAAGTCATTTGGCCTCCCTCGACATCTCCTCGAGTTCCTCGGCCTCCGGGCTCTGGAAGACGTGGCGTTTGAGCAGGTAAATGACGATGACGAACAAGATCAGGTACAGGATCGTAAAGGCGGTAAACGGCACCACCAGGTTGGGCATCGGCGTGACCGCCTCGGCGGTGCGCATGAACCCCTGGATGATCCACGGCTGACGGCCGACCTCGGTGACCGTCCAGCCCGCCTCGATGGCGATAAAGCCCATCGGCGCGGTGATGACGAGCAGCCACAAATACCACCGGTCGTCGGGCAGTCGTTTGCGCCGCCAGGCCAGAAACGCCCCCAGCACGCTCACAAACAGCATCCACATGCCCAGGGCGACCATGATCTGGAACGCGTAGTGGACGATGGCCACCGGCGGCCAGACGTCACGCGGGAAGTCGTTGAGGCCTTTGACCTCGGCGTCGATGTCGCCGTAGGCCAAGAAGCTGAGCGCGTAGGGAATCTCGATGGCGTGCGTCGTCTCGCCGGCTTCTTCGTCGGGGATGCCGCCGATACGAAGCGGCGCGCCCGTTTCGGTCTCGAATTGACCCTCCATGGCGGCCAGCTTGACCGGCTGGGCCTGGGCGGTGTCTTTGGCGATGACGTCGCCCATGATTGGCTGGGCGATGGAGGTGACCAGGGCGATGGCCAGCGCGATGCTGGCGGCGTGGCGGTGGAACAGGTTGTCTTTGTCGCGCAGCAGCATCGCCCCGTGGATGCCCAACACCACGAAGGCGACGGCCTGGAAGGCGGCGATGACCATGTGGAAGCATTGGCTGAACCACATCGGGTTGAACATCGCCTCGAACCAGTCGATGTTGACGAATTGGCCGTCGACGTAGTCAAAGCCCGCCGGCGCGTTCATCCAGGCGTTGGCCGTGGTCACGAAGATACCCGACAGGGTTCCCGAGATGGCCACCATCAACCCGCAGGCCCAGTGCCATTTGGGCGGGATCTTGTCCCAGCCATACAGCCACAACCCCAAAAAGATGGCCTCGGTGAAGAACGCAAACCCCTCCATCGAGAAGGGCATGCCGATGACCGGGCCGGCGTGCTCCATGAACGTCGGCCATAGAAGGCCGAGCTCGAAGGAGAGCACGGTGCCGGAGACGGCGCCCACCGCGAAGATGATCGCGGTGCCTTTGGCCCAGCGCATGGCCAGCTCTTTGTAGACGGGGTCGCCGGTGCGAATCCATTTGCCCTCGGCGATGATCATAAACAACGGCATCGCCATGCCGACGGCGGCGAAGATGATGTGGAAGGCGAGGGACATCGCCATCTGGGCGCGGGCGGCGAGCAGATCTTCCATGGTGCTTCCAAAAAGCTGTCTGGAACTCCGGAATCTTGCTGACAAACGTGCGCAGCGACGACACGTCGTCAATGTTTAGCTGGCCCGTTGGTTCAGATGGTCTTGAACTTAGAAGGTTTCAAAATTATCTGATTCGTGATTTGGCCTCAGTGGATGCACGTCTGCGGGCACTCACGCTCCAGGTTCTTCTGGAAGCGCAGGTAATCCCCGAAGATCTCGACGCCGAAGACGCCGGCGTCAGCAAACGGGAGCGGCTCGCCGGCGCACAGGTCTTCGATGACGAACTCCCGGCCGCGGAAGGTGCCGCGCAGGTAGAAGGGGCGGACCTCGTCGCGGCACCAGTTGCGGCGCATCTGCCGGAATTGCGGGGGGCTCCACAGTTGCTCGAGCACGATCTGCTCGTATTCGACGATGTGGCCGGGCTCGGCGAAGTAGGTCTCCTCGACCCGGATATAGTCCTCGGTCAGGCGCACGGACTCGGGGAAGACGAGGCTGTTCCAGCAGCCACGGTCGATGCGCAGGTTGCTGACCATGGCGCCGGCGTGTTGGTACTGTACCCCCAAGTACGGCGTGAGCCCGTTGAGCGCGAAGAAGCCGACCACGGCGACGACCGGCCACAAGCGAGTTCGGCGGGGAGGCTTCGGGTGGGGGGCGCGGTCGGGCCTCCACGTCTCTTTTTTCCACAGCGGAAACGCCACTGACAGCGTGAGCAGGAGCCCCCAGAGAAGCCACTCTCGGGGAATCATGGTCCACTCTGGTAGGTTGTTATGGGCGAGCAGGCTCGCCGTCGTCAAAAGCGCGGCGGTCATGCCAAGGATGGGCCAGTGGCGGGCGAGTACCGCCCTGAGCCTGCTCACATCTTCGAGACGTAAAAAGGCAGCATGTCCCACCAGCATCACGAAGACAAAGGCGGGGGCCATGGTCAACGTGAGCGGTATGTGAAACGCGGCCATCAGCGTCCAAGCCACGTGTCGACGTCCCAGGAGGTAGAACAAGGCGATTCCGCCCTCCGCCAGAAGCACCAACCAAGGGGCCAGTTGCATCATAGGCATGGGGAGGACGTCGAGCGGTAAGTTCCAGTAGGTGAACAGCTCGTCGAGGCCGTAAACCGCACAACTATATTGCGGATCGAGAAATTCGCGGTTGATTTTGTGGAGGACTGCGAGCAGATAGGTCACCACGGTCACGCCCCGAAAGACCGACAGGAACGTCCATTCGCCGAGCGCAAGGCGCATGTCGGCCGGATCTTGCCGACCGGATGTGCCACTGTCGGTTGTCGCGGGGGCGGTCTGACGCAGCGCGTCGAAGATGAGCGAGAAGCCGGCGGTCGACGCAAAAAGCAGTAGGATGAGCGACTGGGTGAGCTGGTCGCGATGAAAGAAGAGCGGGATGGCGAGTCCTACGGCGCTCAGAAGCCATCCCACGGCGGCCTTACGCCAGCACAAAAGGGCGAGGCCGACGAGGTAGACGACGTTGGCGAAGAGCCACTCGAGTTGCCAGGCATCGGCCAGCCACAGATGGCAGGCCGAGGCGAAAACGAAGACCCACGTGACGATGCGCCCCACCAAGCTTTGAGGGCCCCACAGGGCGACCTCCAGCGGACGGTCGCGGCGCAGCGCGGCGATGTCGATTTGGGGCTCGTCATCCATTAGTGGTCAATCACTTTTGCATCGGCTCTTTTCGTGCTATGAGTTCCGCCGCAACGGTCCCCCGGACGGGTCAGCAGAGACTGAACCCCCCATTTGCCGGAGTCTTGAGATGTTCTCACTGAAAAAAGCATTGAGATCGGGAGTCGCGCGCAAGCTTATCAACGGTGTGACTGCCCTTGGTTTGGTCGGCTTTATCGTCGTCCACCTTCTAGGAAACCTGGCCATCTTCGCGCCAGACAAGGGCGAGGCGTTCAACGCCTATTCCGCCGCGCTGCACGACTTGGGCATCGGTCTGTATGTCCTCGAAATCGGCCTGCTCGCCTTCTTTGGCTTCCACGCGTTCTACGGCATCAAGCTGTGGTTGCAAAACCGAAAGGCGCGTGACCAGCGCTACGCGGTCAAGCAGAAGTCGAAGCGTGGCCCCAGCAAGTTCAACCTGGCGTCGGTCAACATGGCGCTGTCGGGCTTGATTTTGCTGGTTTTCGTGGTCGTGCACGTCGCCCAGTTCCGCTTCGGGCTGTTCACCGACACCGCACAGTACGAGAATACCGGACCGACCGGCAAGGTCTTTGACCTGTACGGCTTGGTGGTCGACACCTTCGCGCATCCCGGTTGGGTGGCGTTCTACTGCGGTGCGGTGCTCTTCCTGGGCTTCCACCTGCGCCACGGCGCCTGGAGCATGCTGCAGACCCTCGGCGCCATGAACTCGAAGTGGTCCCAGGCCATCTACGGCATCGGCGCGCTGATCGCGGTGCTGCTGGCCGCCGGCTTCTTCGTGCTGCCGCTCTACATCTACTTCTTCATCCACTGAGCCGTCCCATGAATCAAAAGAGTAGTCCCATGAAGACGCTGGATTCGAAGATCCCGGAGGGCCCGCTTCACGAGAAGTGGGACAATCGCAAGGCGGAGTACAACCTCGTTGCTCCGAATAACAAGAAAAAGCACAACATCATCGTTGTCGGCACCGGCCTGGCGGGCGCAGCGAGCGCTGCTTCGCTCGCCGAGTTGGGCTACAACGTCAAGGCGTTCTGCATCTCGGACTCGCCGCGACGCGCCCACTCGATTGCGGCGCAGGGTGGCATCAACGCCACCAAAAACTACCCCAACGACGGCGACAGCATCTGGCGGCTGTTCTACGACACCATCAAAGGTGGCGATTACCGCTCGCGAGAGGCGAACACCTATCGGCTGGCCCAGCTCAGCTCGAATATCATCGACCAGGCGGTCGCCCAGGGCGTGCCGTTTGCGCGTGAGTACGGCGGCGAGCTCGCCACCCGCTCCTTCGGTGGTGCGCAGGTGTCGCGTACGTTCTACGCACGTGGCCAGACC
It encodes:
- a CDS encoding cytochrome d ubiquinol oxidase subunit II — protein: MTFALEYVIAGVIVVAMVVYLLSGGADFGGGIWDMLAFGPRKKAQRRALSDAIAPIWEANHVWLIVVVVLLFVCFPRAFSTMMIALHIPLTLMLIGIVLRGSAFAFQSYSAGATRLQRRSGVVFAAASFFTPFMLGISAGAIAAGEIHWLGPGRVETDYISEWLAPFPFVIGAFTLAICAFISAVYMTVEVDDADLKDDFRIRALWTAVAVGACAFAAIVLARDDAPLIWDQLVTSTWAIPFQAATGIAAVTAIWALFKRRYRLARLAAMAQVGLIVVGWGFGQFPYLVYPDITIANSAAPEEVLLPVTVALGIGMVILIPSFWYLYRVFKVQRGEDTDRGGFSPPTESSATGE
- a CDS encoding cytochrome ubiquinol oxidase subunit I, with protein sequence MEDLLAARAQMAMSLAFHIIFAAVGMAMPLFMIIAEGKWIRTGDPVYKELAMRWAKGTAIIFAVGAVSGTVLSFELGLLWPTFMEHAGPVIGMPFSMEGFAFFTEAIFLGLWLYGWDKIPPKWHWACGLMVAISGTLSGIFVTTANAWMNAPAGFDYVDGQFVNIDWFEAMFNPMWFSQCFHMVIAAFQAVAFVVLGIHGAMLLRDKDNLFHRHAASIALAIALVTSIAQPIMGDVIAKDTAQAQPVKLAAMEGQFETETGAPLRIGGIPDEEAGETTHAIEIPYALSFLAYGDIDAEVKGLNDFPRDVWPPVAIVHYAFQIMVALGMWMLFVSVLGAFLAWRRKRLPDDRWYLWLLVITAPMGFIAIEAGWTVTEVGRQPWIIQGFMRTAEAVTPMPNLVVPFTAFTILYLILFVIVIYLLKRHVFQSPEAEELEEMSREAK
- a CDS encoding succinate dehydrogenase cytochrome b subunit, which gives rise to MFSLKKALRSGVARKLINGVTALGLVGFIVVHLLGNLAIFAPDKGEAFNAYSAALHDLGIGLYVLEIGLLAFFGFHAFYGIKLWLQNRKARDQRYAVKQKSKRGPSKFNLASVNMALSGLILLVFVVVHVAQFRFGLFTDTAQYENTGPTGKVFDLYGLVVDTFAHPGWVAFYCGAVLFLGFHLRHGAWSMLQTLGAMNSKWSQAIYGIGALIAVLLAAGFFVLPLYIYFFIH